A window of Streptomyces armeniacus contains these coding sequences:
- a CDS encoding response regulator transcription factor, with protein MGETTHVLFVEDDDVIREATQLALERDGYAVTAVGDGLAGLEAFRADQPDIALLDVMVPGLDGVSLCRRIRDASTVPVIMLSARADSIDVVLGLEAGADDYVTKPFDGAVLVARIRAVLRRFGHASGLGLAGPHGAAGANGAGGAHRRYAEGGPERPPGGEAEILRFGELEVDTEGMEVRTSGRPVSLTPTEMRLLLEFSATPGTVLSRDRLLERVWDYGWGGDTRVVDVHVQRLRGKIGQDRIETVRGFGYKLKG; from the coding sequence ATGGGCGAGACGACGCATGTGCTCTTCGTCGAGGACGACGACGTCATCCGGGAGGCGACCCAGCTCGCGCTGGAGCGCGACGGTTACGCGGTGACGGCCGTCGGCGACGGGCTGGCCGGGCTGGAGGCGTTCCGCGCGGACCAGCCGGACATCGCGCTGCTGGACGTGATGGTGCCGGGGCTGGACGGGGTGAGCCTGTGCCGCCGTATCCGGGACGCGTCCACGGTCCCGGTGATCATGCTGTCGGCGCGCGCGGACTCCATAGACGTGGTGCTCGGCCTGGAGGCCGGCGCCGACGACTACGTGACCAAGCCCTTCGACGGCGCGGTGCTCGTCGCCCGCATCCGCGCGGTGCTGCGCCGCTTCGGGCACGCCAGCGGCCTGGGGCTGGCCGGGCCGCACGGCGCGGCGGGCGCGAACGGCGCGGGCGGCGCGCACCGCCGGTACGCGGAGGGCGGGCCGGAACGGCCGCCGGGCGGCGAGGCGGAGATCCTGCGGTTCGGCGAACTGGAAGTGGATACGGAGGGCATGGAGGTACGCACCTCGGGCCGTCCGGTGTCCCTGACTCCGACCGAGATGCGGCTGCTCCTGGAGTTCTCCGCGACACCCGGCACGGTGCTCTCCCGCGACCGGCTGCTGGAACGGGTGTGGGACTACGGCTGGGGCGGTGACACGCGCGTCGTGGACGTCCATGTGCAGCGGCTGCGCGGGAAGATCGGCCAGGACCGGATCGAGACGGTCCGGGGCTTCGGCTACAAGCTGAAGGGCTAG
- a CDS encoding TetR/AcrR family transcriptional regulator: protein MSRGNTHQRIQDVALELFAERGYEKTSLREIAERLEVTKAALYYHFKTKEDILVSIVDDFNQPVVELIEWGREQPRTLETKKEILRRYSEALSRAQPLFRFIQENQASLRDLSLGERLKKRMFTLSALLVEEDADLVDRVRATTSLFTMHAAIVAMHDSGDAPEDRRQAALTVAYELITSAHHGD from the coding sequence ATGAGCAGGGGAAACACCCACCAGCGGATTCAGGATGTGGCGCTGGAGCTCTTCGCCGAACGCGGCTACGAAAAGACGTCGCTCCGCGAGATCGCCGAGCGGCTCGAAGTCACCAAGGCCGCCCTCTACTACCACTTCAAGACCAAGGAGGACATCCTCGTCAGCATCGTCGACGACTTCAACCAACCGGTCGTCGAGCTCATCGAGTGGGGCCGGGAACAGCCCCGCACGCTCGAGACGAAGAAGGAGATCCTCCGCCGCTACAGCGAGGCCCTGAGCCGCGCCCAACCGCTCTTCCGCTTCATCCAGGAGAACCAGGCCTCGCTCCGCGACCTCAGCCTGGGCGAACGCCTGAAGAAGCGCATGTTCACCCTCTCCGCCCTCCTCGTGGAGGAGGACGCCGACCTGGTGGACCGGGTACGGGCCACGACCTCCCTGTTCACCATGCACGCCGCCATCGTCGCGATGCACGACTCCGGCGACGCCCCGGAGGACCGGCGGCAGGCGGCGCTCACCGTCGCGTACGAGCTGATCACCAGCGCCCACCACGGCGACTGA
- a CDS encoding helix-turn-helix transcriptional regulator encodes MTTPGLAQLRALRQAKDAMDRDWADPALDLDAVAAYAGYSRFHFVRAFKAAYGETPGQYLSRRRIERAEELLRSANLSVTEICGLVGFSSLGTFSARFKAETGVSPSEYRTKHVRNGAALIPGCYAMLWTGGFRPRTEAAGATPKRPAERPAKSAILEKRTEPPGA; translated from the coding sequence ATGACGACACCCGGCCTGGCGCAGCTCCGCGCCCTGCGCCAGGCCAAGGACGCGATGGACCGCGACTGGGCCGACCCCGCGCTCGACCTGGACGCGGTCGCCGCGTATGCGGGCTACTCGCGCTTCCACTTCGTCCGCGCCTTCAAGGCGGCGTACGGCGAGACGCCGGGGCAGTACCTCAGCCGGCGCCGCATCGAACGCGCCGAGGAGCTGCTTCGCTCCGCGAACCTCTCCGTCACCGAGATCTGCGGCCTCGTCGGCTTCAGCAGCCTCGGCACCTTCTCCGCGCGCTTCAAGGCGGAGACCGGCGTGAGCCCCAGCGAGTACCGCACGAAGCACGTACGGAACGGGGCGGCGCTGATCCCCGGCTGCTACGCGATGCTCTGGACCGGCGGATTCCGGCCGCGTACAGAGGCCGCCGGGGCGACGCCGAAGCGACCGGCGGAGCGTCCGGCGAAGAGCGCAATTCTGGAGAAGCGGACTGAACCGCCCGGTGCCTAA
- a CDS encoding sensor histidine kinase → MTRISLRTGLRWKLSAAIALVSALVAVALSLVVHNAARGTMQDSSRDVQDERLQYARRIYDSTGQVPFGARIDDPSLPSALRKAAEDGRRATYLEEQRHGAPVVWAATPLPDDRILSLRTRFSDRYAVLADLDRSLLIGSLSVVLGGCTLGVLVGGQLSRRLRKTADAASEVAGGGTGVRVRDAIGGRVRVRDETDELADAIDGMADALQARLEAERRVTADIAHELRTPVTGLLTAAELLPDGRPTELVRDRAQALRQLVEDVLEVARLDGARERAELQEVALGEFVRRRVAVAAPDAQVRVARDAEVVTDPRRLERILGNLLANAARHGRPPVVVTVDGRRIRVRDHGPGFPVQLLTDGVRRFRTGSDDRSRPGHGLGLTIAAGQARVLGARLTFRNVGPGEPSWQPEPGAEDAADAADAAGTEPGAGTGSESGATAPDAAHAPTAPDASARTRKTDTGAVAVLWLPESAPTDPGTPPGGVPAVRRDPRGRQP, encoded by the coding sequence ATGACGCGCATCTCCCTCCGCACGGGCCTCCGCTGGAAGCTGAGCGCCGCCATCGCGCTGGTCAGCGCGCTCGTCGCGGTGGCACTCAGCCTCGTCGTGCACAACGCCGCGCGCGGCACCATGCAGGACAGCAGCCGCGACGTACAGGACGAGCGGCTGCAGTACGCGCGGCGGATCTACGACTCCACCGGGCAGGTGCCGTTCGGCGCGCGGATCGACGATCCGTCGCTGCCGTCCGCGCTGCGGAAGGCGGCCGAGGACGGGCGGCGGGCCACGTACCTGGAGGAGCAGCGGCACGGCGCGCCCGTCGTCTGGGCCGCCACCCCGCTGCCGGACGACCGGATCCTGTCGCTCCGTACGCGCTTCTCGGACCGTTACGCGGTGCTTGCCGACCTGGACCGTTCGCTGCTGATCGGTTCCCTGTCCGTCGTGCTCGGCGGCTGCACGCTCGGCGTCCTCGTCGGCGGCCAGCTGTCGCGGCGGCTGCGCAAGACCGCCGACGCGGCGAGCGAGGTGGCGGGCGGCGGCACCGGCGTACGGGTGCGGGACGCGATCGGCGGCCGGGTACGCGTACGGGACGAGACCGACGAACTCGCCGACGCCATCGACGGCATGGCCGACGCGCTCCAGGCCCGTCTGGAGGCCGAGCGCCGGGTCACCGCGGACATCGCGCACGAGCTGCGCACCCCGGTGACCGGCCTGCTCACGGCCGCCGAACTGCTGCCGGACGGGCGCCCGACGGAGCTCGTACGGGACCGCGCGCAGGCGCTGCGCCAGCTGGTCGAGGACGTGCTGGAGGTCGCCAGGCTGGACGGGGCGCGGGAACGGGCGGAGCTGCAGGAGGTGGCGCTCGGCGAGTTCGTACGGCGGCGGGTGGCGGTCGCGGCCCCGGACGCGCAGGTACGCGTCGCACGGGACGCGGAAGTGGTCACCGACCCGCGGCGGCTGGAACGCATCCTGGGCAACCTCCTCGCGAACGCCGCACGGCACGGCCGGCCGCCGGTCGTGGTGACCGTGGACGGGCGGCGCATCCGCGTACGCGACCACGGGCCCGGCTTCCCGGTGCAGCTGCTGACGGACGGGGTGCGCCGGTTCCGTACGGGTAGCGACGACCGTTCGCGGCCGGGGCACGGGCTGGGGCTCACGATCGCGGCCGGGCAGGCGCGGGTGCTGGGGGCACGGCTGACGTTCCGCAACGTCGGGCCGGGCGAGCCGAGCTGGCAGCCGGAGCCAGGTGCGGAGGACGCGGCGGACGCGGCGGACGCGGCGGGCACCGAGCCGGGCGCGGGCACGGGCTCGGAGTCCGGGGCGACCGCACCGGACGCGGCGCACGCACCGACCGCACCGGACGCGTCGGCCCGTACGCGGAAGACGGACACCGGGGCGGTCGCCGTGCTGTGGCTCCCGGAGTCGGCGCCGACGGACCCGGGCACCCCGCCCGGCGGGGTGCCCGCCGTCAGGCGCGATCCGCGCGGCCGTCAGCCCTGA
- a CDS encoding MDR family MFS transporter, with the protein MADSAQDQDREQGQEGAGGQAPQAAPPPGPRQRSVRVTMAALMIAVMLAMLDNMIIGTAMPTIVGELGGLDHLSWVVTAYALTTAASTPLWGKLGDMYGRKGTFLASIVIFLAGSVTSGAAQSMEQLIGFRALQGLGAGGLMVGAMSIMADLVSPRERGKYMGMMAGVMSVAMIGGPLVGGTLTDHLGWRWAFYINVPLGGVALAAVITLLHLPKKPGGGRIDYVGAALLTTAITAAVLVTSWGGTEYDWGSGVILGLIALAVATLAGFLVVERRVAEPIMPLGIFRNRNFSLITLIGFLLGFVMFGAMTFLPLFQQAVQGASATNSGLLLLPVLLPMMLVSVVTGRATTANGKYRMYPIIGGALIPVGLFLIAQMDVGTSRLTSGLYMAVLGAGMGFLMQLTMLIAQNSVEMKDVGVASSSTTLFRTIGGSFGVALMGTIFADRVKGSMTDQLGAEGAGATGGAGAQLDAASLAKLPDAVRNAYEHAVADGTNAVFLLGAVLTVVVFVAAWFIEEVPLRGGEAPAEAPAGTGSAPDLAADSGTVADTGSVTDSGMDACVGAGTESGAGAPPAGTRESVSIEK; encoded by the coding sequence ATGGCTGACTCAGCGCAGGACCAGGACCGAGAGCAGGGCCAGGAGGGGGCCGGCGGCCAGGCCCCGCAGGCCGCGCCGCCGCCGGGCCCCCGGCAGCGCAGTGTGCGCGTCACGATGGCCGCGCTGATGATCGCCGTCATGCTCGCCATGCTCGACAACATGATCATCGGCACGGCCATGCCGACGATCGTCGGCGAGCTGGGCGGGCTCGACCACCTGTCGTGGGTCGTCACCGCCTATGCGCTCACCACCGCCGCGTCCACCCCGCTGTGGGGCAAGCTGGGCGACATGTACGGGCGGAAGGGCACCTTCCTTGCCTCGATAGTCATCTTCCTGGCCGGCTCCGTGACCTCCGGCGCCGCCCAGAGCATGGAGCAGCTGATCGGCTTCCGCGCGCTGCAGGGGCTGGGCGCGGGCGGTCTGATGGTCGGCGCCATGTCGATCATGGCCGATCTGGTGTCCCCGAGGGAACGCGGCAAGTACATGGGCATGATGGCCGGCGTGATGTCGGTCGCCATGATCGGCGGGCCCCTCGTCGGCGGCACCCTCACCGACCACCTCGGCTGGCGCTGGGCCTTCTACATCAACGTCCCCCTCGGCGGCGTCGCCCTGGCCGCCGTCATCACGCTGCTGCACCTGCCGAAGAAGCCCGGCGGTGGCCGTATCGACTACGTCGGGGCGGCCCTGCTCACCACCGCGATCACAGCAGCGGTGCTCGTCACGAGCTGGGGCGGTACGGAGTACGACTGGGGTTCCGGCGTCATCCTCGGGCTGATCGCGCTGGCGGTGGCCACGCTCGCCGGGTTCCTCGTCGTGGAGCGCCGGGTGGCCGAACCGATCATGCCGCTCGGGATCTTCCGGAACCGGAACTTCTCGCTCATCACCCTCATCGGCTTCCTGCTCGGCTTCGTGATGTTCGGCGCGATGACCTTCCTGCCGCTCTTCCAGCAGGCCGTGCAGGGCGCCTCCGCCACCAACTCCGGGCTGCTGCTCCTGCCCGTGCTGCTGCCGATGATGCTCGTCTCGGTCGTCACCGGGCGCGCCACCACCGCCAACGGCAAGTACCGCATGTACCCGATCATCGGCGGCGCCCTCATACCCGTCGGCCTCTTCCTCATCGCGCAGATGGACGTGGGCACCAGCAGGCTGACGTCCGGCCTCTACATGGCCGTGCTCGGCGCGGGCATGGGCTTCCTGATGCAGCTCACCATGCTGATCGCGCAGAACAGCGTGGAGATGAAGGACGTGGGCGTCGCCTCCTCGTCCACGACCCTGTTCCGTACGATCGGCGGCTCGTTCGGCGTCGCGCTGATGGGCACGATCTTCGCCGACCGCGTGAAGGGGAGCATGACGGACCAGCTCGGCGCCGAGGGCGCCGGGGCGACCGGCGGCGCGGGCGCGCAGCTCGACGCGGCGTCGCTGGCGAAGCTGCCGGACGCGGTGCGGAACGCGTACGAGCACGCGGTGGCGGACGGGACGAACGCGGTGTTCCTGCTGGGGGCGGTCCTGACGGTGGTCGTCTTCGTCGCGGCCTGGTTCATCGAGGAGGTCCCGCTGCGCGGGGGCGAGGCACCGGCGGAGGCCCCCGCCGGCACCGGTTCCGCCCCCGACCTCGCCGCCGACTCCGGCACGGTGGCGGACACCGGCTCCGTCACCGACTCCGGCATGGACGCCTGCGTCGGTGCCGGAACGGAATCCGGGGCGGGCGCACCTCCCGCAGGCACCCGGGAGAGTGTCAGCATCGAGAAATGA
- a CDS encoding VOC family protein — protein MIKSLALTTVWSTDQERDKKFFVEKLGFEERTDMDMGGMRWITVSPREQPDVQLALMRPDGPGMDPDSAKALVTLVTKGVLGAGAFRTDDCHAEYAELRAKGVEFIHEPQERPYGIEAIFRDPSGNWYSLTQEREHDELDMSKPWSGDCVTEDKPQG, from the coding sequence ATGATCAAGAGCCTTGCCCTCACCACCGTCTGGTCCACCGACCAGGAACGCGACAAGAAGTTCTTCGTCGAGAAGCTCGGTTTCGAGGAGCGCACCGACATGGACATGGGCGGCATGCGGTGGATCACCGTGTCCCCCCGGGAGCAGCCCGACGTACAGCTCGCCCTGATGCGCCCGGACGGGCCCGGCATGGACCCGGATTCGGCCAAGGCGCTGGTCACGCTGGTGACGAAGGGCGTGCTCGGCGCGGGCGCGTTCCGTACGGACGACTGCCACGCGGAGTACGCCGAACTCAGGGCCAAAGGCGTCGAGTTCATCCACGAGCCGCAGGAACGCCCGTACGGCATCGAGGCGATCTTCCGCGACCCGAGCGGGAACTGGTACTCGCTCACGCAGGAGCGCGAGCACGACGAACTGGACATGTCGAAGCCGTGGAGCGGCGACTGCGTCACCGAGGACAAGCCTCAGGGCTGA
- a CDS encoding SigE family RNA polymerase sigma factor, producing the protein MAAAEVLDFEEYVRTRQDALLRSARRLVTDPMEAQDLLQTALVRTYGRWDGIADKSLADAYLRRVMINTRTEWWRTRRLQEVPTEHLPDVASVEDGTDQRADRALLMEVLGTLAPKQQSVVILRHWEQMSTVETARALGMSPGTVKSTLHRSLARMREELERRSAECAA; encoded by the coding sequence ATGGCCGCGGCAGAGGTCCTGGACTTCGAGGAGTACGTACGGACCCGGCAGGACGCCCTTCTGCGCAGCGCCCGGCGCCTGGTGACGGACCCCATGGAGGCGCAGGATCTGCTGCAGACCGCCCTCGTACGCACGTATGGTCGCTGGGACGGAATAGCGGACAAGTCCCTTGCCGACGCTTACCTCCGGCGCGTGATGATCAACACGCGTACGGAGTGGTGGCGCACCCGGCGGCTCCAGGAGGTGCCGACGGAGCACCTGCCCGACGTGGCGAGTGTCGAGGACGGGACGGACCAGCGGGCGGACCGCGCGCTGCTGATGGAGGTGCTGGGCACGCTGGCACCGAAGCAGCAGAGCGTGGTCATTCTGCGGCACTGGGAGCAGATGAGCACGGTGGAGACGGCGCGGGCGCTGGGCATGTCGCCCGGCACGGTCAAGAGCACACTGCACCGCTCGCTGGCGCGGATGCGCGAGGAGTTGGAACGGAGGTCGGCGGAGTGCGCCGCCTGA
- a CDS encoding GNAT family N-acetyltransferase yields the protein MPVPANHPAAGGAGEPSEVALRPWTDGDFGLLHRANTAEMTEHLGGPETEEQLRSRHERYLAATDPGAGIMYAIVLLPGDEPVGTVGYWERVWHDEPVYEMGWIVFPEFQRRGIAALAAAKTVAQARAQHRHRHLHAYPATDNPASNAICRKVGFALLGECRVEYPPGHFMHCNDWRLDLRSV from the coding sequence ATGCCGGTTCCGGCGAACCATCCCGCCGCGGGCGGCGCGGGCGAGCCGTCCGAAGTGGCGCTCCGGCCGTGGACGGACGGGGATTTCGGGCTGCTCCACCGTGCGAACACGGCCGAGATGACCGAACACCTCGGCGGCCCCGAGACCGAGGAGCAGCTGCGCAGCCGGCACGAGCGGTATCTCGCGGCCACCGACCCCGGCGCCGGGATCATGTACGCCATCGTGCTGCTGCCCGGCGACGAGCCGGTGGGCACGGTCGGGTACTGGGAGCGCGTCTGGCACGACGAGCCCGTCTACGAGATGGGGTGGATCGTCTTCCCGGAGTTCCAGCGCCGCGGCATCGCCGCCCTCGCCGCCGCCAAGACCGTCGCCCAGGCCCGCGCGCAGCACAGACACCGGCATCTGCACGCGTATCCGGCCACCGACAACCCCGCGTCCAACGCGATATGCCGCAAGGTCGGCTTCGCGCTGCTCGGCGAGTGCCGGGTCGAGTACCCGCCGGGGCACTTCATGCACTGCAACGACTGGCGCCTGGACCTCCGTTCGGTCTGA
- a CDS encoding A/G-specific adenine glycosylase: MTATTEDAANAAQDHDYTDLHAPVVDWFDAHARDLPWRRPEAGAWGVMVSEFMLQQTPVARVLPVYEQWLKRWPRPADLAAEPSGEAVRAWGRLGYPRRALRLHGAASAIAERHGGDVPKEHAQLLALPGVGEYTAAAVASFAYGQRHAVLDTNVRRVFARAVNGRQYPPNATTAAERKLARMLVPADDATAARWAAATMELGALVCTARTPVCGRCPIADRCAWQRAGAPEHEGPPRRTQTYAGTDRQVRGRLLAVLRESDAPVPQAVLDRVWHEPVQRARALDGLVADGLVEPLAGGEYRLPQSRG; encoded by the coding sequence ATGACTGCGACCACTGAAGACGCCGCGAACGCCGCCCAGGACCACGACTACACCGACCTCCACGCCCCTGTCGTCGACTGGTTCGACGCACACGCCCGTGACCTTCCCTGGCGCCGCCCCGAGGCCGGTGCGTGGGGGGTCATGGTGAGCGAGTTCATGCTGCAGCAGACCCCCGTCGCCCGGGTGCTCCCGGTGTACGAGCAGTGGCTCAAGCGCTGGCCCCGGCCCGCCGACCTGGCCGCCGAGCCGTCGGGGGAGGCCGTACGCGCCTGGGGCCGCCTCGGCTACCCGCGGCGCGCGCTGCGGCTGCACGGGGCGGCGTCGGCCATAGCGGAACGGCACGGCGGCGACGTACCGAAGGAGCACGCGCAGCTGCTCGCGCTGCCCGGCGTCGGCGAGTACACGGCCGCCGCGGTGGCCTCGTTCGCGTACGGGCAGCGGCACGCGGTGCTGGACACCAACGTCCGCCGGGTGTTCGCACGCGCCGTGAACGGACGGCAGTACCCGCCGAACGCCACCACCGCCGCCGAGCGCAAGCTCGCCCGCATGCTGGTCCCGGCGGACGACGCCACCGCCGCGCGCTGGGCCGCCGCCACGATGGAGCTCGGCGCGCTCGTGTGCACCGCGCGCACGCCCGTGTGCGGGCGCTGCCCGATCGCCGACCGGTGCGCCTGGCAGCGCGCGGGCGCGCCGGAGCACGAGGGCCCGCCGCGCCGTACGCAGACCTACGCCGGTACGGACCGCCAGGTGCGCGGCCGGCTGCTGGCCGTCCTGCGGGAGTCCGACGCGCCGGTGCCGCAGGCGGTCCTGGACCGGGTGTGGCACGAACCGGTGCAGCGGGCGCGGGCCCTGGACGGGCTGGTGGCGGACGGACTCGTCGAGCCGCTGGCGGGCGGCGAGTACCGGCTGCCGCAGAGCCGCGGCTGA